The Phyllopteryx taeniolatus isolate TA_2022b chromosome 17, UOR_Ptae_1.2, whole genome shotgun sequence genome window below encodes:
- the LOC133467351 gene encoding disks large homolog 4-like produces the protein MSLPNIRNLKCLSPVMCQCKVICSNRTLSLMFGCKKYRYQDEETPPLEHSPAHLAPGKSAEMLHMSDKNLAAMEAIHGYTPHTHISPVKPVLMSTGHTPMYTSAVSTLGNSPPVVVNTDTLDGSPYVNGTEGEIEYEEITLERGNSGLGFSIAGGTDNPHVGDDPSIFITKIIPGGAAAQDGRLSVNDCILFVNDVDVREVTHSQAVEALKEAGAIVRLYVLRRKPAAEKITELKLIKGPKGLGFSIAGGVGNQHIPGDNSIYVTKIIEGGAAHKDGRLQIGDKILAVNNVCLEDVMHEDAVGALKNTAEVVYLRVAKPNNLFLTNSYNPPDLTNTYSHMDTELSHPNYLGSDYPQALTPTSPSRFSPVLHGLMGDDDIPREPRRVLIHRGSTGLGFNIVGGEDGEGIFISFILAGGPADLSGELHKGDQILSVNGVDLRMATHEQAAAALKNAGQTVTIIAQYRPDEYSRFEAKIHDLREQLMNSSMGSGTTTLRSNPKRGFYIRALFDYDKTADCGFLSQALGFRFGDVLHILDCGDEEWWQARKVSPQNEAEEVGFIPSKHRVERKEWSRVNTKERDHGRDTLGTQGRDKTSHSYETVTQVEVHYARPIIILGPVKDRINDDLLSEFPDKFGSCVPHTTRPKREYEVDGRDYHFVSSREQMEKDIQSHRFIEAGQYNSHLYGTSVQSVREVAEQQGKHCILDVSANAVRRLQAAQLHPIAIFVRPKSLENVLEINTRLTEEQARKGMDRALKLEQDFLECFSAVVEGDSFEEVYHKVKTVIEEQSGPYIWIPTRERL, from the exons AAGTACAGGTACCAGGATGAGGAGACGCCCCCCTTGGAGCACAGTCCAGCACATCTGGCTCCAGGGAAAAGTGCCGAAATGCTGCACATGAGCGACAAGAACCTTGCCGCCATGGAGGCCATACATGGCTACacgccacacacacatatatcccCTGTCAAG cCAGTGTTGATGTCTACAGGACACACTCCAATGTACACCTCTGCTGTTTCCACACTG GGAAATAGTCCACCTGTGGTGGTGAACACGGACACACTCGATGGATCGCCATAT GTGAATGGAACAGAAGGGGAAATTGAGTATGAGGAAATCACACTAGAGAGA GGGAACTCGGGCCTGGGCTTCAGCATAGCAGGGGGAACTGACAATCCCCATGTGGGCGACGACCCGAGCATCTTTATTACGAAAATCATACCTGGAGGAGCGGCGGCTCAGGATGGACGCCTGAG TGTGAACGACTGCATCCTCTTTGTGAATGATGTTGACGTGAGAGAGGTGACACACAGCCAGGCTGTGGAGGCTCTGAAGGAAGCAGGTGCTATCGTCCGGCTCTACGTTCTCCGTCGGAAACCAGCGGCGGAGAAAATCACTGAACTGAAACTTATCAAAGGGCCTAAAG GACTGGGTTTTAGCATTGCTGGAGGAGTGGGAAACCAGCACATACCAGGAGATAACAGCATCTATGTCACCAAAATCATAGAAGGTGGAGCAGCACATAAAGATGGACGTTTGCAGATAGGGGATAAGATCTTGGCG GTAAACAACGTATGTCTGGAAGATGTCATGCATGAAGATGCTGTGGGGGCACTGAAGAACACAGCCGAGGTGGTGTACCTCAGGGTGGCAAAGCCCAACAACCTGTTTCTGACCAACTCCTATAACCCTCCAGATCTCACTAACA CATATTCCCATATGGATACTGAACTGAGCCACCCCAACTATCTTGGATCAGATTATCCACAAGCCCTCACTCCCACCTCACCGAGTCGCTTTTCACCTGTTCTGCATGGCCTGATGGGAGACGATGACATTCCCAG AGAACCTCGTAGGGTTCTGATTCACCGAGGCTCCACGGGTCTGGGATTCAACATCGTTGGAGGAGAAGATGGAGAGGGGATTTTTATCTCTTTCATCCTAGCAGGAGGGCCAGCTGACCTCAGTGGAGAGCTGCACAAGGGCGATCAGATCCTCAGT GTGAACGGTGTGGACCTGCGAATGGCCACACACGAGCAGGCAGCTGCAGCTTTGAAGAACGCTGGTCAAACGGTGACCATCATTGCTCAGTATAGACCAGACG AGTACAGTCGTTTCGAGGCAAAGATCCACGACTTGAGGGAGCAGTTGATGAACAGCAGCATGGGCTCTGGTACGACAACGCTAAGAAGCAACCCAAAGAGGGGCTTCTACATCAG GGCTCTGTTTGACTATGACAAAACGGCAGACTGTGGCTTCCTCAGTCAGGCGCTTGGCTTTAGGTTTGGGGACGTGCTCCATATCTTGGACTGCGGGGATGAGGAATGGTGGCAGGCACGTAAGGTCAGCCCCCAGAATGAGGCTGAGGAGGTTGGCTTCATTCCCAGCAAACACAG GGTGGAAAGAAAAGAGTGGTCGCGTGTCAACACCAAAGAGAGG GATCACGGTCGGGACACCTTGGGAACGCAAG GGAGAGATAAAACGTCGCACAGTTATGAGACCGTCACCCAAGTGGAAG TTCACTATGCGAGGCCCATCATCATTCTGGGTCCTGTGAAGGACAGGATAAATGATGACCTATTGTCTGAGTTCCCTGATAAGTTCGGCTCGTGTGTCCCAC ACACCACACGACCCAAACGGGAGTATGAAGTGGATGGGCGGGACTACCACTTTGTGTCATCAAGGGAACAGATGGAGAAAGACATCCAGAGCCATCGCTTCATCGAAGCGGGCCAGTACAACAGTCACCTGTACGGCACCAGCGTCCAGAGTGTCCGTGAGGTGGCTGAACAG CAAGGGAAACACTGTATTCTGGACGTGTCGGCCAATGCTGTACGACGACTACAAGCTGCTCAGCTTCATCCTATTGCCATCTTTGTCCGGCCTAAGTCACTGGAGAATGTCCT AGAAATTAACACTCGCCTGACAGAGGAGCAGGCCAGGAAAGGAATGGACCGAGCCCTCAAACTAGAACAGGACTTCCTCGAGTGTTTCTCCG CTGTCGTGGAAGGGGATAGCTTTGAAGAGGTCTATCACAAAGTAAAGACAGTGATCGAGGAGCAATCAGGGCCTTACATATGGATTCCCACCCGAGAGAGGCTGTGA